DNA sequence from the Falco peregrinus isolate bFalPer1 chromosome 1, bFalPer1.pri, whole genome shotgun sequence genome:
GCTGGCCACAGCGCCCACCCCCGCTCCCTGGGGAAGATGCCTTTGCAGACTCAGCTCAGTCCCAATTTTACCACAGATGGGCCGCAGGATCCCTCCCCTGGGCCCAGGACCACAGGGACTTCTTTGCGTCCCTTATTTCACATCTCATGAGCTTTCTCTCAGCCAGATTTGCTCCCAACCTGCTTCTTTGCCTGcctcagctcccccagcaccttCCCATCTCACTGAGGCTTTGAGGATGGCCAACCGCAGAGCTGCCCCACCACCACATTTCCATCTGCCTGCAGGCTTTACAAGAAGAGATATTCAGAAGTGAAATGGATGTGTGCTCCCCTTGCTCGTCAGGACGGCCAGGGAGCCAAGCAGATGCCAGGGCAGGGTAAGAACCTCACTGCCCATGCTGCACTACATaagcagggcaggctgggcaggttCAACCAAAAGTCCACATCGACCAGCAAGTTCCCAGCAAACAAACAGCTTCAAAGGCAAGCCATGAAGTCAATTTACAGGTCGGGTCTAGGGGTCAGCCCATGGGTTGGAGTCCAGACCAGCAGAGATCAGACATAAGGACAGCTACAACTGACCTAGAGACCAGCTACATCATAGTTCAGACTGGGACTGAGTTGAGCTGAAATAGAGTTCCTGCACCATGGGcagggtgtgggtgtggggtcCCAGGTGGGACTGGTCAGGATCATTAGGGTTTATTAAGCCCTCAGGGCCCTTATGATGTCCCTATGCTTGCTGTGCTGGAGCTTtgcaaaggaacttcttttaCTGCCTGCCCCACTCAAAACGAGGATTgtctgttattttctgtttatggtAAGAGCAAGGGACTTCCCTTGCTGGCTCACTTAGCAGGGAGCTGGTGCTACCAAAGGATACTCCTAGTGTTCCTCTAGCATCTCAAGACAGCCCCTGCAGGCCGGGCAGCTGGAGGTTGCATCATCTGGAGGCTGATCCTGGGAAGCAGTGGCTCCTGGACCTTAGTTAAGATCAGAGCAGGGGATCCCTGCAGCTGTGGCACGCTGGTGGTCCATCTGCGTACACCCCCCGACCCTGTCCTGGGGCTGCAATCAGCTTGGGCATCAGCCTGCTGCCAAGTGCAATGTGATGAGCACCTGAGACCTGAGCCGGGGCCGATGTGACGCAGAGATGGAGAGTGGCGCTGAGACTTTCCTTGTATCAGATGCTTTGACTTTCCGACCCACTCCCATGCAGGGCCGCCTTGgatgacagaaaatacagagaggGCAGGTGGAGGACAGGGGCTCAGGTTACTGCTCCTGTCCAGCTGCCCTCCTGTCTATTAAGAATATGTTTCTGGGCTTTTTCCCCGCTTTTCCAGGCTTGGCTAGGGCTGTTGTCAGCTCTGGCTCCATGCCattccctgcagccctctccatccccaccaCTGCCAGCCCTCCCCTCTCGGCTCCCCTGCCAAATGGCCCTTCCAAACTTACACCTCCTGTGGGGTCAGAGCCAGGCAAGAGGGtcctgcagggaagggggacaaccccccccccccccccccagccctgtaGGGTGCTGGCAGCCCATAGCACTGGGATGTGGGATGCTCAGAGAGAAACCATagtggggaaggggaagaaaccAGTCCCTGGGTCCCACTGTGACTGGAGTGGATGCTCAGGACAGACAGACAATACGCAGGGTGTAATTgctttgttcttatttcttttcctttcctgcctttaCCATTTACCTCTTCTCCATTTTAAATGACTCCCCATCTTTcccaatgtttttttttaaccagtccCCCCCAGGCTAGGGCTGTCTGTGCCTTTGTCCCCCCATTCTCACTCTCCATCCTCTCCCATCCTGTTgtttgctgcagctgagctcaTTTCAGCTATTCCTTCACTTGGAATAACCGATCCACTCTGTTGTCCTCCAACAAATAAGCTGACAGGCCAATGAATAGCTTCAGATGGCAATTAGCAATGGAGTTGCTAATAATgaatttcatttacattttaagcACTGCAGAGGGAAAGCAAGACCCTGTCATGAATGCCCCCCTGCCGCAGCCTTTGCCTTGGGGGGAGGGCACCCTCCGCAGCCCTCTGAGGGATGCAGAAAGGCTTGGCCGTGATTGCACCTCGTCTGCCTCCATTTCAGAGGCTGCAATAAGCAGAGTTTGTTAAGCAGCAATtagaggtggggggtgggagaagctgctgctgcttccatcATGCGATGGGTAGGGAAGGCACCCTGATGGCACAAAAAATGGGCcacaggaggcaggagctggttCTGGGCCAGGAAAGAAGGGTTGGGTGGCTCACCCAGCAGTAGGGACTCATCCGGCTGCAGGCTCGGCACTGAGCAGCACTGGCTCGCCTGGAGCCTTGGTGCCATCAGCCCGCGGTGGCCACGTAACCCTCCTGTGCCAGTGGTGGCTGTTTGAACACCTGAATAGCGACTCGGAGGGATTTCTCAGCTCCCTCGACTGCACACACTCTGCAAATGGTTGCTAAAATCTTTCCTGATTATTTTCCTAGGGTTTTAGCATCTTTTGAAGGCAGCAGTTTCCCTGAGAGGCTTAatccatccctgcctgcctgaggAAGGAGCCAAGCACCTTCTGTAAGGATGCCTCAAGTAGTCATCAAGCAGAAGGGGGGGGAAATGACATTGTTTTGTCCCATATGAGTGAGGGATTCATGGTGGAAGGACAGCAACCAGGCATGCTTGCTACTGCAGAGTGCTGGGTGGGACTTGGGGGATGCTCAAAGCCTGAATCTGCCACCGGTGCTGGGGGTGAGTCTGGGGTCATGGTGggccctgcctcagtttccccctctGTGCCAAAGGGGCCTCATGGGGCGTTAGCTGGGTTGGAAAAAGATGCTTTCCATCCCTTGGATTTTCCAGTGAAGCGGGGCACTGCTCTTAGTTGGAGCATCCCATCCCACACTGGTGCTGTCCTCCCCTCACCTGCAGACCCCCTGGACCCCAGTCTGGTGGCTGGATCAGGGGGTGGCCCATACCTGCCCCCATTtagggcagcagcacccacagaaagctgctgtggGGACCACAGAGATGTGGGGGTTTGCCCTGTCTGGGAGGGGATGGCCACATCCTGCCTTGCCACAGCCTTCACCTCCATGGGCATcagattgatttatttatttatgtattttttcaagcCTGGCTTGGAGTGAAAACAATCCAGGGGCCTCCAGAGGCCAATAAGATTTGACTGCAAGTCAATACTTGGCATGTCTTTCCACTGTGCAATGATCCCCCAGCCAGCGGGGCgggaggctgggggtgctggggcaggcaggggatgaGCAGGTGACAGGGGGAGGCAGAAGGCCggcctggggcagggacatCGCCTCTGCTCGGGGAAGGCATTGGGGGCAGAAAGGGGAGATTTTCTGGCCTGCAATAGGTATCTCCTGGGATGTACTGCCAGTAAATATGATGGTGACCCCACGGCAGGCAGCTCCTTGGTAGGGATGTGGCACAGAGCAAGGGACAGgggctgggacagcagcagggctggggagggagaaggaggagggagagaaatcaCCCATGAAAACTGGGCCTGCCATGGCATCTGCTCCTCAGGGCTTTTGGGATGGAAAGGTtttcctgcaggcagagccagggctgaggCTGTGGGGTGCCGGGggagcagagccccagcccGCTCGGTGcatgccccagccccacagctggtcAGCAGGCAGTCGGGCATGGCCACAGTGCCATCTGCCAGGATTTCTCCTGGCTGCTCGTCCCACTAGCTTCTCTGATGGCTAATAAGGGTTGAGCTCAAGCTCCACGGTACTTCCCAAAGTACCACCTGCATCTCCATGCCATCCCCGGGCACAGCGTGGCCAGGACTCCCTACCCCTCTGGGGATGCTGCCGGGTAGAGGGtgccagggaggcaggcaggaggcaggcaggaggccagCTGCCCGCACTCTGCTGACATTCGCAGTTAGCAGTTGGCGTCCTTGAGGGGAGCAAGCGCTGACAGAAGAGACCAGGTTCTCTTTAAGGGGGCAGGACTCCGGGAGCATGATGAAGGCAAGAGTGAGcttctccctctgccttccaccttcccttccctgcctgctgcttccctgccttcATGCTCCCGGATGGGGACCCgggctccctgccctcccctttGCCTTTCCCAACTCTGGGTACTGAGCAGGGatgaaggcaggagctgggtgctgggatgggaggcagagcgaggggaggaggaggggaggaaggggagggagagggggaggatctGCTAATTACACAGAACAGCTCTGGGGGCTGCTGAAGTCCAGAATGaagcaaagagcagcagaagcaagtgCTGCAGTGGGAGCGGAGCAGCTCAAGCATCACCAGGAGCCAGAGCTGGCTGTCGTCCCTGCTGGGAGCAACCGGGGGCACCCAGGGGACCTTGCAGCCCCTGGGGGACAGACTCCAGCACAGCCACCGACCCACTGCCAGCTCCTCCACAGCTAGCCCCAggtgagcagaggggaaagggCTGGTGGTCCCAGGGATGCAGCGTTAAACTCAGCCCTCctgtgggctgggctggagggcagTGGAGTCAGGCCTGCCATGGTCCTGGGGGGCTAAGAGCCTGAGCAGTTCCATCGGGAAGAGGTGAAGGATGACTGCTGAAGGAGGGACAGCCAAGCCTGTTACCCAGTCCAGGATGGAGAACTTCCGAAAGGTGAGGACGTCAGAGGAGGAGAGCCCACTGCCCTTCACCGACCTGCCCCCAGACGTGGTGGAGATGAAAGTGAAGGAGGGCAGCAAGATCAGGAACCTGATGAACTTCGCCATGGCCCAGATGGAGCTGAAGGGCAGCCGGCAGATCGTCTTCAGTGGTTGTGGCAGGGCGGTCACCAAGACCATCACCTGCGTGGAGATCATGAAACGGAAGCTGGGAGGTCTTCACCAGGTCACCAAGGTACGCTACAAAACCTTGCTGGAGGTCTGGGAGAACCAGGACCCACTGCCTGGTGGCCCAGCGCAGAACCTGACTGTCCACAAGAATGTCCCCTCCATCTGCATCCTGCTCTCCCGAGACCCCCTGGATCCCAACCAGACAGGCTACCAGCCCCCGGAGCCCTGGCACGGGCTGGGGACAGAGCTCGGCAAGGCAGGAGATGACACGTCGAGCTCCTCCACCAAGGGGCTGAAGCGgcccctgccacctccctgtgAGGAGCTGCTGACCAAGAAGTTGCAGGTACAGGTACCTGACAGCCCGAGGGGCTCGGGACCACCGACCTCCAGCCAGACCACCACCACtgaccccaccacctcccaccccGACCAGCTGTATGCCAGCTATATGTGCAGGAGTATGCCCTCTATATAGGCAGGCGATTGTATGCTGGAGGAACTCcgggttatttttttttagctgctttgctgtggATAAAGGCAGTGGGAAGCCTGTGTCATGCTTGCTCCGGGGTCACCAgtgtgctgcagcccccccgcagCGTGTCCCCACTCGCTGCTACTGCTCCAGCTGAGCCCCGTGCATGGCGGcttgctgctgggggggggtgtaCCTTGTGTACTTGGGGTGAGGGTTAAAGGGTTAAACCTAACCAGCTCTTGGTTATGGACTGAAGCAGGGGAGAATGTGTCGGGGCAAGCTGCTGACCCCAAATTTGGCCACCCAGAGGCAATGCCACCACCAGCCACCTTTCTGCAGTCACTCCAGGGAGCCAGAGCACCCGTTGCCGTTCACCGAGCGGTGCCGGACCAGGGAACGTGGCTGCACATCGTCGCTCCCCATTGTGATTTACCAGCCATCAGGAGAGATGGTTTTGCCCCAAGCCTGTTGGAGTAATACCTTCATTATCAAAACTGCTGCAATTACGCCTGGCAAGGAGCTGTCAGGTTTATTAATGCCGGGCTCAGCGCCCCGCAGCACCATGATTCATCCCCgataaaacacacaaacaagCAGACGGGTTGCTCCCTCCCTGTGCCCACGGAGCCAAGCACTGCGCTGCCTGTCTGTgggacagcagaagaaaataaaacaacccttcttcttcttcttcccgCATCAGATATTCTGGTCTTTGCTCTCCTGGAGGTGTTTGTAGTCTGGAGCTGGGGTGAAGCCCTGACATCACGAGCTGGGGGCAGTGGGAGTGTTAGGTGGGTTGTTGTCGTGGCTGGATGTGGTGCTCGGCGCAGGTTGTGGGCTCGGCTGCAGAGCCCTTGCCGCGGGCTGGCTCCCTGGGAAAGCCCTTTGGAACAAAATCCCTGCTTCTTCCAGGGGGTAAGgggaaatgaacagaaaataaaagctctttAGAAATAGTTGAAATAAGTCTATGGGAAAATGGGGGGATCACCTTGGCTGCCGACCACGGCACAGATCACAGTGAGGGCCGCTACTGATCCAGGACAAGGGATCCCAGCCAAATCCCGTCCCTTTCTGGAATGGGACCAGGATGGGGGTCTCCTatgtgccctggcagcagcctggcccccACTGGCATGGCAGAGCCTGGCAAAGCCCCTGTGTCAGCCCCTCaggccagcacagcagggaccAGGGTGatgtggggagggcaggggatgggTTATGGGAGGCTGAGCAAGCCCCAATCCACTTGGTTCCCCTCGAtccagcccaggcagcccccaggggCACCGTGGGATGAATTAAATTGGTATTAATAAGCATTTGCTTCCCAAAAGCCAGCCGGGAGGGATGCTCTGGCTGCAGCCGCGTTATCTCCCCACCTCGCTCCCGCTCTCCGCAACGACAAGCGTCCCCTCTTTTGTCAAGGGCTTGCTTGGCAAGTGCTTTGCTTGGCTGGGAGCAGGAATGAAAGGAGACCAGGGAACgacgaggaggaggaagcaggggTCTGTTTTGTTTCGTGATGACCTTGTTATCTCCCTCAGCAGGCAGCTGTTCCTCCGGGCCAGAGGCTTGCCCTTATCTGTCCTGCTGCAGATTGATTCACTTCACTTATCTGCCACTATGTAGttgaatattaattttcaattgtaatttttaaattatttttttggtggtttggggctGAGAAAGCTTTGGGCTCTGTCCCATCCAGTGACCGCTCTTCCCCAGTCTCCTCTCACCAGTGCAGCCACCATTCTGGTTCAACCCTCTGCCCTACACGCGAGCCAGAGCACCAGGTACAGGCTCTTAGCCCATATGTGCTAAAAATCATGCTAATACATAAACCCCTCTGTAAATGCTCTGATCGAAGCCTAAAGACTGTCACAGCCACACAGCCGAGAACTAACAGTCCTTCACCTCCACAaccctgccccactgctgctgtctgaCATTGCTCCcagcaaggagagaaaaaaccccaaatcactCATTTCTCATTATTCCATTAATGcgcaaaattatttttaattgattctATATGCAGGCAGTTTCCAATCTTGGAGGCAACAGGAGCCTGGGGATTTTGTACTCCTTGCTTTGCTAGCTGTGGACCAAGTATTTCCTGCATGAgaaaatggttaaaaaataaaaagactgtaaccaaaaatacaaagcatttaaaatagcATGATGACATCTGGCTCCACAGGGTCCTAAGGAGATGGGGCGAGCAAAATTGTCACAATGATCTTGTGCTGCACTGCTGAGGCACAACCCCAGGAGCCTgcaaaaaacagttttcaggaTGCTGTTGCGAGCCCAGCAGTGCCCGGTGCAGCGGTGCCCTGCGTGGTGGTGCCCTGTGCGGCGATGCCCGGTGCAGCGGTGCCCTGCACGGCGATGCCCTGCGTGGTGGTACCCGGTGCAGCGGTGCCCTGCGCGGCAGTGCCCGGTGTGGCAGTGCCCTGCGCGGTGGTGCCCTGCGTAGTGGTGCCCTGTGCAGCGGTGCCCTGCGTGGCAGTGCCCTGCATGGtggtgccctgtgctgcagtgcccTGCGCGGCAGTGCCCGGTGTGGCAGTGCCCTGCATGGCGGTGCCCTACGTGGTGGTGCCCTGCGTGGCAGTGCCCTGCGTAGTGGTGCCCTGCGCGGCAGTGCCCTACACGGTGGTGCCCGGTGTGGCAGTGGCCTGCGCTGCAGTGCCCTGCGCGGCGATGCCCGGTGCAGCGGTGCCCTGCACGGCGATGCCCTGCGTGGTGGTACCCGGTGCAGCGGTGCCCTGCGCGGCAGTGCCCAGTGTGGCGGTGCCCTGCACAGCGGTGCCCTGTGTGGTGGTGCCCTGCGCGGCGGTGCCCGGTGCGGcagcccaggctgtggctgggccagccctctcctcctgccagcacgTGGCGCAGCAGCGGCCGAGGGCAGCACGCTGCAGCCGGGGCCGTGAGGTTTGGGCACAAGGATGCAATGGAGGCTGTCTTCCCGGGTGCCAGGCCTGGCCCTGGGGCAGAGCCACAGCAAGCCTTGGAGAGCTGCGGGATGCTGCAGCCAAAGCCGGGCTGGGCCCCCCATTTTCCCCTCACGGGAAGGAGCCGGGTGCTGTTCCCtcacaggagctggcagcacacAGCCATGGCGGGCAGGGCCAGGGAAGGGCCTCCCTCGCCTCCCCAAGCCATGCTCCACCACCTTGGCTAACAGGGCTGCCAGGCCACACACGGGCAATGGCAGCCATGTCACCAAGATCAGGAATAAGAAACCCCTGAACACTAATGCAGCATGAAGAAGTGGGTATTCTTTTATCACACAGCTGGATGCATGGGGGACTCACTCCACCTAACATGCATGCTGTATCGTTCATTCAAGCAGAATTATATAGCCTACGCTTATGTTTATGCATCACATTTCTTGGGAAAGTCCTATTCAGTAGGCAGCACTAGATTGATTAAACGTCAAACACGCTTCTTCTGGGCGTTTTAGAGTCTTTTAAAGGGTCCCAGATAGTCGACCCTACAGCTACAGCTGACTGACCACCGAACCTCCATGTACTTCCCTCACAGGGAGAGTTTAATTACTCACCCACACAACGGCCGCCTCAGCGACCACAAGCTTTAGATGACTTTCCCTCTGAGCACAAAATAACACCACTAAGACCGGCTAGCAATCGCCCCGTAGCGATCCCCCCGAGGCGCCCAGCGCGGCCACTCAGCCGGGCGGCGGGCCGGCCGCCTCAGGGCGGCTGAGGGcggcacacacacaaaatggcggccggccccgccccgcgccccgcccgaCTCCCGCCCCGGCGCGGCGTGTCCCTGCGGCGCCGCCGTACCTTCCTCGCGCTGCCGGTGCCAGGAGCGAGCGGCGCGCGCCCCCCGCTGCCCGGTGCTGCCTCCCCGCCGCCatgctgcccgccgccgccgcgctcctCCGCCGCTGCGCTGTCTCCGGCCTCCGCGCAGCCGTCCGccggcccgccggccccgcaGGTGAGCGGCCGCCCGCGTCTTTCCTCCCGCCTGCCACGACCCCAGCCCGGTTTGGCTCGGCCCGGCCCTGAGGGGTCCGGCCCCGGTGGGCGGcaggcggcggggcccggcccggctggCGCCGTGTCCTTGCGATGACCCGGCGGCGTCACTCGAGGGCAGGCCGCCCCTGCGGCCTAGtgcgcgggccgggccgcggccccgctcccgccgccccccgctacccccccgccgcccccggccccgccggtTCCTGCGGGGCGCTGGGCCCCTtcccgggggcggcggcggggcgggcggcggcgctgTCCCCGGGTCGCCCGCCAAGGTGACATTGACGGAGGTCGGCGGTGACCtgcgcagcccggccccggggggcaccggggcggccctgccccagcccgcccccccCATTAACCCCCCAGTTTATCGGAACGGGAGGGAGAGCAGCCGCAGGCAGCGCGGTGCCTGCCTGGAAGCAGAGCGAAAGCACCCGGGCTGCAGGGCCTGTTGTCCCAATTAAAAGCTAATTAGCAGGCACCCATCAGGGTGACAGCATTGGGAGGCCTGTGCAtgcctctcctgcagcaccGCTGAGTCAAATACTTGCAACGTCGAGCATACGGCTGCGATTTTTAAAAAACGGGAAGAAATCAGTTGTGGTCATTCTGTCTGCACGCTAGGACTTCTTTCAtacttctcccccccccccccccccccattttccttttatatcCATTAAAATTCTTTGCCCGCAGTTCCTTTGCGCTCCTGCTGAATGCTGGCTGCTCTCCGTCCGCGCGGGCTCCGTGTTCTTCTTCTCCAAGGTCTTGTCTTACAAACGCCTCGCTTAACACTTCTGACCCTCCTCGCCTTTGCTCCTGGCCCCGGCGGTTTATGTTTCGGCAGATCTGACACGCTGGGGCCACCTCGCGTGCCTGTGGCTTTAGGTTTACATTAAATAATGCTGCAAAATGTTCTGCCTGTAATGTGTTTGCACTCCTGGGCTTCTCACTGCCCATCTCTTTTCTGTAAATTAATGCTCCTcttgatgtttgtttttcttctgtgctcaTTAACAGGGAAAGCTGACAAATTCTGACGCTCCAGGAAGATTTAACACCCCTTTGCATAATGTTAGGTGACTTTAGCCTCCTGGCTTCTCGAAGTTTGTTGAGTTCTCTTGAAAACGCGCCTCTGCAAACATACTTGCCCTTTGCTTCTTCCGTGAGTTGGGAATCTTCACACGGCTGGGTTGGTGTGGTTCAGCTGTCATATATGCAGCGTGTGTGTGACAGTGACTTTGAGGGACCCCACTGAAAGGCAAGGCACCAGGCTCactcctgcagcccctctgctttGCCAGAGAGGCTCGCAGAGCCTGCTCTCCGATACATAAATGTTCTAGGATGGAAGACAAAGGGTTTGAAAGAAACATAGCAGCAATTGAAAAATGCATCCTGGAAATCCAGAGTTCAGATTCTTGtggtcttttttatttttcttcaggatcCTTTTAGTTTTAACTGAGTCAGTCCTTTAAGACTAAAGGGAAGGGTTTTGTTGAGCGCTCAATGGAAAAAGACTTTACTTTATCAACATAGAGATGGCATTTGAGAGCTTCAAACTAGGTCTTTCTCAAACTGAAACCtgctatttctctttttctctgtgattaagaaaaaaagtattttccccCAAATGGGCCAGCATCTGAGGGCCTTTCAGCAGTGTCTGCTCGCTCCCTGCCTGGGTGCAGGAGCATTTAAAGGGGAGTGCTCTTGCTCTGCTATCAGCTGTGCACGTGATTTATTGGAGAAAGCGGGGTCAAAGGTGGGTTTTGGAGCTGGGGAGAGGATGGGGAATCTCCCTATAGAACAGCAAAAGAGCATTATGATTCTGACTTGGCCTGTTGTTTACTTTTCCCTTACGTAGAtaaatgaagatattttcatgttttgggAGGGATTGCATAAACCAGAATTGCAGCTGAAATGCTGGACCatgttaaattt
Encoded proteins:
- the RPP25 gene encoding ribonuclease P protein subunit p25, which codes for MTAEGGTAKPVTQSRMENFRKVRTSEEESPLPFTDLPPDVVEMKVKEGSKIRNLMNFAMAQMELKGSRQIVFSGCGRAVTKTITCVEIMKRKLGGLHQVTKVRYKTLLEVWENQDPLPGGPAQNLTVHKNVPSICILLSRDPLDPNQTGYQPPEPWHGLGTELGKAGDDTSSSSTKGLKRPLPPPCEELLTKKLQVQVPDSPRGSGPPTSSQTTTTDPTTSHPDQLYASYMCRSMPSI